From one Culex quinquefasciatus strain JHB chromosome 3, VPISU_Cqui_1.0_pri_paternal, whole genome shotgun sequence genomic stretch:
- the LOC6049502 gene encoding histone-lysine N-methyltransferase SETD1, whose product MNIKQHSTGSVRTQSFCKIDPREKATYLSLCGTAETIIEASNYGNLAWFINHSCNPNCYTKVITIELEKKIVIYS is encoded by the exons ATGAACATCAAACAGCACTCGACGGGGTCGGTGCGAACGCAAAGCTTCTGCAAGATAGACCCGCGGGAAAAGGCCACATACCTCAGTCTGTGCGGTACGGCAGAGACCATCATCGAGGCGTCCAACTATGGCAACCTGGCCTGGTTCATCAACCACAGTTGCAAT CCCAACTGCTACACCAAGGTCATCACGATCGAGTTGGAGAAGAAGATTGTGATCTACTCGTAG